Proteins from a single region of Corynebacterium pseudogenitalium:
- a CDS encoding class I SAM-dependent methyltransferase: MATWKEIVAANPDHSENYAQRWRNFVQQGKDIDGEARLIDALSARHSRILDAGCGTGRLGGYLAKRGHIVFGVDIDPVLIGYAKQDFPEATWVVGDLSADPIEVRDIDIAVSAGNVMGFLAVDGRRPALENIFRTLRPGGRFVVGFGRGRGWEFDDFLTMCHEVGFQPQHQFASWDLEPFTEQSGFLVAVLQKPKVDEQAVRSLTNLL, from the coding sequence ATGGCCACTTGGAAAGAAATTGTCGCTGCAAACCCTGACCACTCCGAGAATTACGCCCAGCGGTGGCGCAACTTCGTGCAACAGGGCAAAGATATCGACGGGGAGGCCCGGCTTATCGACGCCCTCTCCGCCCGCCACTCCCGCATCCTCGATGCAGGGTGCGGGACTGGTCGCCTTGGCGGCTATCTGGCAAAGCGTGGACATATCGTCTTCGGTGTGGACATCGACCCGGTGCTGATCGGGTACGCGAAGCAAGACTTCCCCGAAGCAACTTGGGTAGTTGGCGACCTTTCCGCCGATCCGATCGAGGTCCGCGATATCGATATTGCGGTCTCGGCAGGCAACGTGATGGGGTTCCTCGCCGTCGACGGTCGCAGGCCCGCGCTTGAGAACATCTTCCGAACGCTACGTCCGGGCGGACGGTTCGTCGTCGGCTTCGGGCGTGGGCGCGGATGGGAGTTCGACGACTTCCTCACCATGTGCCACGAAGTCGGGTTCCAGCCACAGCACCAGTTTGCGAGCTGGGACTTGGAGCCGTTCACGGAGCAGTCCGGGTTCTTGGTTGCTGTGTTGCAAAAGCCAAAGGTTGATGAGCAGGCCGTTCGCTCGTTAACGAACCTACTCTAA
- a CDS encoding DUF3800 domain-containing protein, whose product MAALKHAYRANSGGQSKALFWPLSYLEGTAMLIAYLDEFGHQGPYIRHDHKKFNTHPVFGYAGYLIPSHSVRQFGGYFEYVKEQLLDWEITQANAHPRRWEKKGSALFTTANIREYKDEINPATKRLYRKLGNLGGQLFFFGQEKPIGPVSVTKETSQEREEHCLIQAINRLGRIATKANEELLVIMDATDTDNRERAVATLGKTIYSKTNKDNRSIIEVPIQADSHLYGTIQFADWTCALLGRLTDYHFAERSQFAWSVDLCRDVFKRCSPSSNSIIWSNSTDHSLKCSPKHLINTTKFWEIAAEHEARNKRRMQGNQQMLQRIVSAGSPDLQRKLDAIRGGKASK is encoded by the coding sequence GTGGCGGCGCTGAAACACGCGTACCGCGCTAATTCCGGCGGCCAGAGCAAAGCATTGTTCTGGCCGCTGAGCTATCTCGAAGGAACCGCCATGCTCATAGCCTACCTCGATGAATTCGGACACCAGGGCCCCTACATCCGACATGACCATAAAAAGTTTAATACACACCCAGTATTTGGTTATGCCGGGTATTTGATACCGTCGCACAGCGTTCGGCAATTTGGTGGCTATTTTGAGTACGTAAAAGAACAGCTTCTTGACTGGGAAATTACGCAAGCTAATGCGCATCCAAGACGGTGGGAAAAGAAGGGATCAGCACTCTTTACCACCGCGAATATCCGCGAGTACAAGGATGAAATCAACCCAGCGACTAAGAGGCTGTACCGAAAACTGGGAAATCTTGGTGGTCAACTCTTCTTCTTTGGACAAGAGAAGCCAATTGGCCCAGTCAGCGTCACTAAAGAGACTTCTCAAGAGCGCGAGGAACATTGTTTGATCCAAGCCATCAATAGGCTTGGCAGGATAGCGACGAAAGCCAATGAAGAGCTGCTGGTCATCATGGATGCAACTGATACGGACAACCGTGAACGTGCGGTCGCAACACTTGGCAAAACTATTTACAGCAAAACCAACAAAGATAACCGCAGCATCATTGAAGTTCCGATTCAGGCCGACAGTCACTTATACGGAACTATCCAGTTTGCTGACTGGACGTGTGCGTTGCTCGGACGGCTCACAGACTACCACTTCGCAGAACGGTCACAATTTGCTTGGTCGGTCGACCTCTGTAGAGATGTGTTCAAGCGCTGTTCGCCCTCCAGCAACTCGATTATTTGGAGCAATTCAACCGATCACTCATTGAAGTGCTCTCCAAAGCATCTAATAAACACGACAAAGTTTTGGGAAATCGCTGCGGAGCACGAAGCCAGAAACAAACGCCGTATGCAAGGCAACCAACAAATGCTGCAGCGCATCGTCTCGGCAGGTTCCCCTGACTTACAACGGAAGTTAGACGCCATTCGCGGAGGCAAAGCTTCCAAGTAA
- the glmU gene encoding bifunctional UDP-N-acetylglucosamine diphosphorylase/glucosamine-1-phosphate N-acetyltransferase GlmU, with the protein MVNHPECAVVVLAAGAGTRMKSSIQKTLHEIGGRSLLAHSLHAANAVGPQELVAVVGHQRDQVSPAVDAIAEEMGRSIKQAVQEEQNGTGHAVQCGLEVIPDFEGTVVVTNGDVPLLQPSTITELIDAHKATSAAVTVLSLEFDNPTGYGRIIRDASGNVLEIVEEKDANEEQKKVREVNSGVFAFDAAVLRDALTRIDANNAQGELYITDVLGIARGDGKAVSAYVAKDPRELAGVNDRVQLAEAGKELNRRLVERAMRAGATVVDPATTWIGVDVEIGQDVIIQPNTQLWGSTVIGNGATIGPDTTLTDMEVGEGAQVVRTQGSLSVIGANANVGPFTFIRPGTELGANGKLGGFVEAKNAKIGEGSKVPHLTYIGDATVGRESNIGASSVFANYDGVQKHHTTIGDYCRTGSDTMFVAPVTVGDGAYTGAGTVVTKDVPAGALAIKEGHQRNIEGWVEANRPGTDAANAAKKAREN; encoded by the coding sequence GTGGTAAATCATCCTGAATGCGCCGTCGTAGTCCTCGCCGCAGGTGCGGGCACGCGCATGAAGTCCAGCATCCAGAAAACACTGCACGAGATCGGCGGACGCAGTCTGCTGGCGCACTCGCTGCACGCAGCCAACGCGGTAGGCCCGCAGGAGCTCGTCGCGGTTGTCGGCCACCAGCGCGACCAGGTCTCCCCCGCCGTCGATGCCATCGCCGAGGAGATGGGGCGCAGCATCAAGCAGGCAGTGCAGGAGGAGCAAAACGGCACGGGCCACGCGGTGCAGTGCGGGCTTGAGGTCATCCCAGACTTCGAGGGCACTGTCGTTGTTACGAACGGTGATGTGCCGCTGTTGCAGCCATCGACAATCACCGAGCTTATCGACGCCCACAAAGCCACCAGCGCCGCCGTCACCGTGCTGTCGCTCGAGTTCGACAACCCAACTGGCTACGGCCGCATCATCCGCGACGCTTCCGGCAACGTGTTGGAAATCGTGGAGGAAAAGGACGCTAACGAGGAACAGAAGAAGGTCCGTGAGGTCAACTCCGGCGTGTTCGCCTTCGATGCCGCGGTCCTGCGCGATGCGCTGACCCGCATCGACGCCAACAACGCGCAGGGCGAGCTCTACATCACCGACGTACTCGGCATCGCGCGCGGCGACGGCAAAGCCGTCAGCGCCTACGTGGCGAAGGACCCTCGCGAGTTGGCCGGCGTGAACGACCGCGTGCAGCTCGCCGAGGCCGGCAAGGAACTCAACCGTCGCCTGGTCGAGCGCGCCATGCGCGCCGGCGCCACTGTCGTCGACCCTGCTACGACATGGATCGGCGTGGATGTTGAGATCGGCCAGGACGTCATCATTCAGCCAAACACACAGCTGTGGGGCTCAACCGTGATTGGCAACGGCGCGACCATCGGCCCAGATACCACCTTGACGGACATGGAGGTCGGCGAGGGTGCACAGGTTGTCCGCACGCAGGGCTCCCTCTCCGTCATCGGCGCGAACGCGAACGTCGGCCCATTCACGTTCATCCGCCCAGGCACCGAACTTGGCGCGAATGGCAAGCTCGGCGGATTCGTCGAAGCCAAGAACGCAAAGATTGGCGAAGGCTCAAAGGTGCCACACCTGACCTACATTGGCGACGCCACCGTTGGCCGCGAGTCCAACATCGGCGCATCGTCTGTGTTCGCCAACTACGACGGCGTCCAGAAGCACCACACCACGATCGGTGACTACTGCCGAACTGGCTCGGACACGATGTTCGTAGCGCCAGTAACCGTAGGCGATGGCGCGTACACTGGCGCAGGTACGGTGGTAACAAAGGATGTGCCGGCGGGTGCGCTGGCCATCAAGGAAGGCCATCAGCGCAACATCGAAGGTTGGGTTGAGGCCAACCGCCCGGGTACGGACGCAGCGAATGCTGCAAAGAAAGCACGCGAGAACTAA
- a CDS encoding multicopper oxidase family protein — protein sequence MASARANRNVISRRTFFKGALLTQVAVLAACAGEGPGGVRSGQATPAGADAESRPLPIPPLEQGTLNGTTRSFELTAQQGEYEIVPGTMTKTWGFNGPWLGPTLYMRQGETIEMKVNNELDEPTVVHWHGLHLPAAADGGPALIFDPGASWEPTWQVEQAASTCWYHPHPHEISALHAYRGLAGGIVVADDASDALGLPQEYGVDDIPVIITDAKFTEDGQLDETIDPTYGLLGTTPLVNGITKPRFEASTSRVRLRIFNGATMRFHHLSLGVPFNIIATDQGLLDAPIEADAVLLSPGERVEIIVDLEAGKDLMLRSDGVPNGGGLPDEEVANGFGLQDTFDLLEIKAPANDTALATLPTQLIPVIRPNVAGAPEREFRLNGFQINEQSMDMERVDFVIDHNGPEIWHVTNENSDWPHNFHVHNARFLVDKVDNGEVAFTEGWHDTIYVPPLSTVTLIVEFGWHPDPTLAYMYHCHMLFHEDEGMMGQFVMVEPGQKANLRPMPEGHHH from the coding sequence ATGGCTTCGGCACGTGCCAACCGCAACGTCATCAGCAGAAGGACATTCTTCAAAGGGGCACTGTTAACGCAGGTAGCAGTGCTGGCAGCGTGCGCCGGGGAAGGTCCGGGCGGGGTGCGCTCCGGGCAGGCGACGCCCGCGGGTGCTGACGCCGAGTCCCGCCCGCTGCCCATCCCGCCGCTGGAACAGGGCACGCTTAACGGCACCACGCGCAGCTTTGAACTCACCGCGCAGCAAGGCGAGTACGAAATCGTACCCGGCACCATGACGAAGACCTGGGGCTTCAATGGCCCATGGCTTGGGCCCACGCTCTACATGCGCCAAGGTGAAACGATCGAGATGAAGGTGAACAACGAGCTCGACGAGCCGACGGTGGTCCACTGGCACGGTCTCCACCTGCCCGCGGCGGCTGATGGCGGTCCGGCCCTCATCTTTGATCCTGGCGCGAGCTGGGAACCGACCTGGCAGGTCGAACAGGCGGCGTCTACCTGCTGGTACCACCCGCACCCGCACGAGATTTCCGCGCTGCACGCGTACCGCGGCCTCGCCGGGGGCATTGTCGTTGCCGACGACGCTTCCGACGCGCTCGGCCTGCCGCAGGAATACGGTGTCGACGACATCCCCGTCATCATCACCGATGCGAAATTCACTGAGGATGGCCAACTCGACGAAACCATCGACCCAACCTATGGTCTCCTCGGGACAACGCCGCTGGTGAACGGTATCACGAAGCCGCGCTTTGAGGCGTCGACAAGCCGTGTTCGACTTCGCATCTTCAACGGTGCAACGATGCGCTTCCACCATCTCAGCCTCGGCGTGCCGTTCAACATCATCGCGACAGATCAGGGGCTTCTCGACGCCCCCATCGAAGCCGACGCGGTCCTGCTAAGTCCAGGCGAGCGTGTGGAGATCATCGTGGACCTCGAAGCCGGCAAGGACCTCATGTTGCGCAGTGACGGCGTCCCGAACGGCGGAGGCCTCCCCGACGAGGAAGTCGCCAACGGGTTTGGCTTGCAGGACACTTTCGATTTGCTCGAGATCAAAGCCCCAGCAAACGACACCGCGCTTGCCACGCTGCCGACGCAGCTCATCCCCGTGATCCGCCCTAATGTCGCTGGTGCGCCGGAGCGCGAATTCCGGCTCAACGGCTTCCAAATCAATGAGCAGTCCATGGACATGGAACGCGTCGACTTTGTGATCGACCACAACGGCCCTGAAATCTGGCACGTGACCAACGAAAACTCCGACTGGCCGCACAACTTCCACGTACACAATGCCAGGTTCCTGGTGGACAAGGTGGACAACGGCGAGGTTGCTTTCACCGAAGGCTGGCACGACACGATCTATGTACCGCCACTGTCAACCGTCACCCTCATTGTGGAGTTCGGCTGGCACCCGGATCCGACCTTGGCGTACATGTACCACTGCCACATGCTCTTCCACGAAGATGAAGGGATGATGGGGCAGTTCGTCATGGTTGAGCCTGGGCAGAAGGCGAACCTGCGGCCGATGCCGGAGGGGCATCACCACTAG
- a CDS encoding TetR/AcrR family transcriptional regulator has translation MARQRMTRTQRRDQLLAIGRAAFAERGFDGISMEEIALRADVSKPVVYEHFGSKTGLYDAVVSQEMARFERTIVEVIQNGRWRERIDNGVLALLTYIDEETDGFIILVHGRILGRERTYSTVLNRVTAEVSYLLERAFEHRGLDASVAALYGQALVGTVSNTALWWLDQRGVDTRLDKATVAAHISNLCWNGLSGLEAQPRIMTNEVEEQ, from the coding sequence ATGGCTCGGCAGCGAATGACAAGAACGCAGCGCAGGGACCAGTTGCTCGCAATTGGTCGCGCTGCCTTTGCAGAACGTGGATTTGATGGAATCTCCATGGAGGAGATTGCGCTGCGTGCAGATGTGTCGAAGCCCGTCGTGTACGAACACTTTGGCAGTAAGACCGGGTTGTACGACGCCGTCGTTTCGCAGGAGATGGCGCGGTTCGAGCGCACGATTGTCGAAGTGATCCAGAACGGACGCTGGCGAGAGCGCATTGATAATGGCGTGTTGGCTCTGCTGACGTACATCGATGAGGAAACTGATGGGTTTATCATCCTGGTGCACGGTAGGATCCTCGGACGTGAACGAACGTACTCGACAGTGCTGAACCGCGTAACTGCGGAGGTGTCCTACCTGCTTGAGCGTGCGTTTGAGCACCGCGGCCTCGATGCTTCGGTGGCGGCACTGTACGGGCAGGCGCTGGTTGGGACCGTGTCGAATACGGCGTTGTGGTGGTTGGACCAACGGGGCGTCGATACGCGGTTGGATAAGGCGACGGTCGCGGCGCACATTTCGAACCTGTGCTGGAACGGGTTGAGCGGGTTGGAGGCACAGCCCCGCATCATGACGAACGAAGTGGAGGAACAGTAG
- the mfd gene encoding transcription-repair coupling factor, whose amino-acid sequence MALTDPKLKGLVGNIGVDSLHVTGIDQVRSWATGALARQVPVLLVTATSHEAEDLTAELQAMLGKGKVANFPAFETLPHERLSPAPDVVGARAKVLWEMPQVIVASARAFCQPVLPAVEPITVKVDTEWDFTELTEQAVNFAYEHVDMVAKRGEFATRGGIIDIFPTTAEYPVRLEFWGDEVTDIRSFAVADQRTIEELTSVELFPARQLIIDASVAKRADELARTNPSNTTLVQLLTRISEHTHADGEEVLIPVLSDAKYSVLPELMPKGSIVFVSGPEKVRTRIADLEATDQEFLEAGWEAAAMGAEGPLAVEGLDVSASSFRSFESLEVSARNAGNAWWTFAPPGMFAADDAMTLPLEFEAAPAPKGEPKAIEQLYATLKLHVQTNGGKVAFVAPAKGTVERMAERLREHGISARIATPGLEPVDGAVTVYQSLSHAGLVFPGPNLVVVTETDVTGNRVGDIAGAKRRRPRRRNRVDPLALTPGDFVVHDTHGIGKFIKMAERTIKTGDEASRREYIVLEYQPAKRGQPGDQLWVPMESLDLLSKYTGGEKPSLSKMGGSDWKNTKRKARAAVREIAGELIELYAKRQAAPGHAFGPDTPWQHEMEDAFPFVETEDQLAAIEAVKEDMEKPTPMDRVIVGDVGFGKTEVAVRAAFKAVQDGQQVAVLVPTTLLAQQHYSTFNERMDGFGVTVRELSRFTSAKEAKEIMAGLADGSVDVVIGTHRLLQTGVFWKQLGLIIVDEEQRFGVEHKEHIKALKSHVDVLTMTATPIPRTLEMSLTGIREMTSITTPPEDRHPVLTYVGPQEEKQVAAAIRRELLRDGQVFYIHNRVSDIEKTARSLRQLVPEARVVVAHGQMGEQQLEQTVQGFWNREFDVLVCTTIVETGLDIANANTLIVENAQNMGLSQLHQLRGRVGRSRERGYAYFLYPKEKTLTETSYDRLATIAQNNDLGAGIAVAQKDLEMRGAGNVLGAEQSGHIAGVGFDMYVRLVGEAVETYKALMTGEVVDATDQGPKEIRVDLPVDAHIPESYINAERLRLDVYRKLAEARDEQDLRKVAEEMIDRFGPLPTEVLRLFAVARVRHLARTAGISDILTQGTRIKFHPVELPDSKQVRLKRLYSGANYRAAAKTLQVPMPREGKGINQPNLRDMELLQWVADFIADIFDAEKISVTGESDGDGGRKKKRIISVSQ is encoded by the coding sequence ATGGCGCTTACCGACCCGAAGCTTAAGGGCTTGGTGGGCAACATCGGCGTCGACTCGCTGCACGTGACTGGAATTGACCAGGTTCGTTCGTGGGCTACGGGTGCGCTGGCTCGCCAGGTTCCGGTGCTGTTGGTGACCGCAACGAGCCACGAGGCGGAGGATCTGACTGCTGAACTGCAGGCGATGCTCGGAAAGGGCAAGGTCGCCAACTTCCCCGCTTTTGAGACGCTGCCTCACGAGCGGTTGTCGCCGGCGCCTGATGTCGTGGGTGCCCGTGCGAAGGTGCTGTGGGAGATGCCCCAGGTCATCGTCGCCTCGGCGCGCGCCTTCTGCCAGCCAGTGTTGCCCGCGGTGGAGCCGATTACAGTGAAAGTCGATACCGAGTGGGACTTCACGGAGCTGACCGAACAAGCCGTCAACTTCGCCTACGAGCACGTCGACATGGTGGCAAAGCGCGGGGAGTTCGCCACGCGCGGTGGCATCATCGATATCTTTCCGACCACCGCCGAGTACCCAGTGCGCCTCGAGTTCTGGGGCGACGAAGTCACCGACATCCGAAGCTTCGCCGTCGCCGACCAGCGCACCATCGAGGAGCTCACATCCGTCGAGCTTTTTCCGGCGCGCCAGTTAATTATCGACGCCAGCGTGGCCAAACGCGCCGATGAGCTTGCCCGCACGAACCCGTCGAATACCACGCTGGTGCAGCTGCTCACGCGGATCTCTGAGCACACCCACGCCGATGGGGAAGAGGTACTCATCCCGGTGCTCAGCGACGCGAAGTACTCGGTGCTGCCGGAGCTCATGCCGAAGGGCAGCATTGTGTTCGTCTCTGGGCCTGAAAAGGTGCGCACCCGTATCGCGGACCTCGAAGCCACGGACCAGGAATTCTTGGAAGCTGGGTGGGAGGCCGCGGCGATGGGTGCGGAGGGCCCGCTTGCTGTGGAGGGGCTGGACGTATCGGCGTCCTCGTTCCGTTCGTTCGAGTCGTTGGAAGTGTCGGCACGCAACGCGGGCAACGCGTGGTGGACATTCGCACCTCCAGGCATGTTTGCCGCCGATGATGCGATGACGCTGCCGCTGGAATTCGAGGCTGCACCCGCACCGAAGGGCGAGCCCAAAGCAATTGAGCAGCTCTACGCGACGTTGAAACTGCACGTGCAAACCAACGGGGGCAAGGTAGCGTTCGTGGCGCCAGCGAAGGGCACCGTTGAGCGCATGGCGGAGCGACTGAGGGAGCACGGTATCTCGGCGCGCATCGCCACCCCTGGGTTGGAACCCGTCGATGGCGCGGTCACGGTCTACCAGTCCCTTTCACATGCAGGTCTCGTGTTCCCCGGACCCAACCTCGTGGTAGTGACAGAAACCGACGTGACCGGCAACCGCGTCGGCGACATCGCTGGCGCGAAGCGGCGCCGCCCGCGGCGCCGGAACCGGGTGGACCCACTCGCGCTGACTCCCGGTGATTTTGTTGTGCATGACACGCATGGCATCGGCAAGTTCATCAAGATGGCCGAGCGCACCATCAAAACCGGTGACGAAGCCTCCCGGCGCGAGTACATCGTGTTGGAATACCAACCAGCTAAGCGCGGCCAGCCCGGCGATCAGCTCTGGGTGCCGATGGAATCCCTCGACCTGCTGAGCAAATACACCGGCGGCGAGAAGCCTTCGCTGTCCAAGATGGGCGGCTCCGACTGGAAGAACACCAAGCGCAAGGCGCGCGCCGCCGTACGTGAGATCGCCGGCGAACTCATTGAGCTTTACGCTAAGCGTCAGGCCGCGCCGGGCCACGCTTTCGGCCCAGACACGCCGTGGCAACACGAGATGGAGGACGCGTTCCCGTTCGTAGAAACGGAGGACCAGCTCGCTGCCATTGAGGCGGTCAAGGAGGACATGGAGAAGCCGACACCGATGGACCGCGTGATCGTCGGTGACGTGGGATTCGGAAAGACCGAGGTTGCTGTTCGCGCCGCGTTCAAGGCAGTGCAAGACGGACAGCAGGTGGCGGTGCTTGTGCCGACGACGCTTCTTGCCCAGCAGCATTACTCCACGTTCAACGAGCGCATGGACGGCTTCGGGGTCACCGTTCGCGAGCTGTCGCGCTTTACTTCAGCGAAGGAAGCTAAGGAGATTATGGCAGGGTTGGCGGATGGTTCCGTCGACGTTGTGATCGGCACACACCGTCTGCTGCAGACGGGCGTGTTCTGGAAGCAGCTTGGCCTCATCATTGTGGATGAGGAGCAGCGCTTCGGCGTAGAGCACAAGGAGCACATCAAGGCCCTGAAGAGTCACGTCGACGTGCTCACGATGACCGCGACGCCAATCCCGCGGACCCTGGAGATGAGCCTGACGGGCATCCGCGAGATGACCTCGATCACGACTCCTCCGGAGGACCGCCACCCGGTGCTGACCTACGTTGGCCCGCAGGAAGAGAAGCAGGTTGCGGCAGCTATTCGACGCGAACTGCTCCGCGACGGCCAGGTGTTTTATATCCACAACCGCGTTTCCGATATTGAGAAGACGGCGCGCTCCCTGCGGCAACTCGTACCCGAGGCCCGCGTCGTGGTCGCGCATGGGCAGATGGGTGAGCAGCAGCTTGAGCAGACAGTCCAAGGGTTTTGGAACCGCGAATTCGACGTGCTTGTCTGCACCACCATCGTGGAGACCGGCCTGGACATCGCCAACGCTAACACCCTGATCGTGGAGAACGCGCAGAACATGGGTCTGAGCCAGCTGCACCAGCTGCGCGGGCGCGTCGGGCGTTCCCGCGAACGCGGCTACGCGTACTTCCTGTACCCGAAAGAGAAGACACTCACCGAAACGTCCTACGACCGACTTGCGACCATCGCACAGAACAACGACCTCGGCGCCGGCATTGCTGTCGCGCAGAAGGACCTGGAGATGCGCGGTGCCGGCAACGTGCTCGGCGCGGAGCAGTCCGGCCACATTGCAGGTGTTGGCTTCGACATGTACGTCCGGCTGGTCGGGGAGGCCGTCGAAACGTACAAGGCGCTCATGACCGGCGAAGTCGTCGACGCGACAGACCAGGGCCCGAAGGAGATCCGAGTGGATCTGCCTGTCGACGCCCACATCCCCGAAAGCTACATCAACGCCGAGCGCCTGCGCCTGGACGTGTACCGAAAACTTGCCGAGGCCCGCGATGAGCAGGACCTGCGCAAGGTTGCCGAGGAAATGATCGACCGCTTCGGACCACTTCCGACCGAGGTCTTGCGCCTCTTCGCGGTTGCACGCGTGCGCCACTTGGCTCGAACTGCTGGAATCTCGGATATCTTGACTCAAGGCACGAGGATCAAGTTCCACCCCGTGGAGTTGCCAGACTCGAAGCAAGTCAGGTTGAAGCGCCTGTACTCGGGAGCGAATTACCGTGCTGCGGCAAAGACACTGCAGGTACCAATGCCACGTGAAGGCAAAGGCATCAACCAGCCAAACCTGCGCGACATGGAGCTGCTGCAGTGGGTCGCCGACTTCATCGCGGACATTTTCGATGCCGAGAAGATCTCCGTTACTGGTGAGTCCGATGGCGACGGTGGCAGGAAAAAGAAACGCATCATCAGTGTGAGCCAGTAG
- a CDS encoding MFS transporter produces MTSHEEYNARRFVWANGLQGIGDQIVAAKTVLPWLFTAAGVPALFTAFLVPIRESGSMLPQAALSPWVTSQRSRKWVWLVGSWGQATSAALIALAAALLNGAALGVAVVILLAALSIFRALCSIAGKDVQGRTVSKGRRGLITGQATALSGAVTLAIGVLFAILPNDLPRWVLVTLLAAGASTWAFASLVFRTIKEPEEEPSEASSKGWARQTWDLIKDDRDLQKFLIVRSLMLVTALSTPFIVVLAQQQGTNLSSLGGFILASGGAALVGGKVSGMWADKSSKNAMAWAAGAASVVLVLLVMSGHWLTPEANRWIMPIGFFLVNLAHTTVRVGRKTYLVDMAEGDRRTMITGAANTAMGIVLLIVGAISSAISTLGPEATLLFLAAVGAVGVWRAAGLKDVSANSRV; encoded by the coding sequence ATGACGTCTCACGAGGAGTACAACGCACGCCGATTCGTATGGGCCAACGGTCTACAGGGCATCGGTGACCAAATCGTCGCCGCGAAGACGGTCCTGCCGTGGCTATTCACGGCTGCCGGGGTTCCGGCCCTATTCACAGCGTTCTTGGTGCCGATCCGCGAATCGGGCTCAATGCTGCCGCAAGCCGCGTTGAGCCCCTGGGTCACATCACAGAGGTCGCGAAAGTGGGTGTGGTTGGTTGGTTCGTGGGGCCAGGCCACATCAGCGGCGCTGATTGCACTCGCCGCGGCACTGCTCAACGGCGCCGCACTGGGTGTTGCGGTTGTCATCTTGCTTGCGGCGCTGTCTATCTTCCGCGCGCTGTGCTCAATCGCAGGCAAGGACGTACAAGGACGAACCGTGTCGAAAGGCCGGCGTGGCCTCATCACAGGCCAAGCGACCGCGCTGTCTGGCGCCGTCACCCTCGCGATCGGTGTCCTGTTCGCAATTCTCCCGAATGACCTACCCCGATGGGTCCTGGTGACGCTCCTTGCGGCGGGCGCCTCTACCTGGGCGTTCGCCTCCCTGGTTTTCCGCACCATTAAGGAGCCTGAAGAGGAACCGTCGGAGGCCTCCAGCAAGGGGTGGGCACGCCAAACGTGGGACCTGATTAAGGACGACAGGGACCTGCAGAAGTTCCTCATCGTTCGCTCCCTCATGCTGGTCACCGCCTTATCGACGCCATTTATTGTCGTGCTGGCCCAGCAACAGGGCACGAACCTTTCCTCACTCGGCGGCTTCATCCTGGCATCGGGTGGCGCAGCACTCGTTGGTGGAAAGGTCTCCGGTATGTGGGCGGATAAGTCGTCGAAAAACGCGATGGCGTGGGCTGCTGGCGCCGCATCCGTCGTGCTCGTGCTCTTGGTGATGTCCGGGCACTGGCTTACTCCCGAGGCCAACCGCTGGATCATGCCAATCGGGTTTTTCCTGGTCAACTTGGCACACACGACGGTGCGCGTAGGCCGAAAGACCTACCTCGTGGACATGGCGGAGGGCGATCGCCGCACCATGATCACGGGCGCCGCGAACACAGCGATGGGGATCGTCCTGCTGATCGTCGGTGCGATCTCATCAGCGATTTCGACCCTTGGACCTGAAGCAACGCTGCTATTCCTAGCCGCGGTCGGCGCGGTGGGTGTGTGGCGCGCGGCAGGTTTGAAGGATGTGTCTGCAAACTCGCGCGTGTAG